The proteins below come from a single Acidobacteriota bacterium genomic window:
- a CDS encoding GDP-L-fucose synthase: MNSFPYQRVVVTGGAGFLGSYVVAKLKARGVEHIFIPRSREYDLVQGEHVRRLYADTQPDLVIHLAAIVGGIGANRDNPGKYFYENLMMGVQLIEAARQHGVKKFVATGTICAYPKDTPVPFKEADLWNGYPEETNAPYGLAKKMMLVQAQAYREQYGYNAIFLLPVNLYGPHDNFDPHNSHVIPALIRKCVEATRAGADHITCWGTGAATREFLHADDCAEGLLLAAERYDKSAPVNLGAGFEISIKDLAAQIATLTGFKGRIAWDASKPDGQPRRCLDTTRAAAEFGFRARVGFEEGLRETIDWYKSSTAPVVAKLGGMCQ; this comes from the coding sequence ATGAACTCATTTCCCTATCAACGCGTCGTCGTGACCGGCGGCGCAGGCTTCCTCGGTTCCTATGTCGTCGCCAAACTCAAAGCGCGCGGCGTTGAACACATCTTCATTCCGCGCAGCCGCGAGTATGATCTGGTGCAAGGCGAACACGTGCGCCGCCTGTATGCCGACACCCAACCCGATTTGGTCATTCACCTCGCCGCCATAGTGGGCGGCATTGGCGCCAACCGCGACAATCCGGGCAAATACTTTTACGAAAATCTGATGATGGGCGTGCAACTGATCGAAGCGGCCCGCCAGCACGGCGTCAAAAAGTTCGTCGCCACGGGCACTATCTGCGCTTACCCAAAAGACACGCCTGTCCCGTTCAAAGAAGCCGACCTTTGGAACGGCTACCCCGAAGAGACCAACGCGCCTTACGGCCTGGCGAAAAAGATGATGCTCGTGCAAGCGCAAGCCTATCGCGAGCAATACGGCTATAACGCGATCTTTCTGCTGCCGGTGAATCTGTACGGCCCGCACGATAATTTCGACCCGCACAATTCCCACGTCATCCCGGCGTTGATTCGCAAATGCGTCGAAGCCACGCGCGCCGGCGCCGACCACATCACCTGCTGGGGCACGGGCGCGGCAACCCGCGAATTCCTGCACGCCGACGATTGTGCCGAAGGCTTGCTGCTGGCGGCGGAACGCTACGACAAATCCGCCCCGGTCAATCTGGGCGCGGGCTTTGAAATTTCGATCAAGGATTTGGCCGCACAGATCGCTACGCTGACCGGTTTCAAAGGGCGCATCGCATGGGATGCGAGCAAGCCGGACGGCCAGCCGCGCCGCTGTCTGGACACGACGCGCGCGGCAGCCGAGTTCGGGTTTCGGGCGCGGGTTGGGTTTGAAGAAGGATTGCGGGAGACGATTGATTGGTATAAGAGTTCCACTGCGCCGGTGGTGGCTAAGTTAGGCGGGATGTGTCAGTAG
- a CDS encoding glutamate racemase produces MNPLPIGIFDSGVGGLTVLQAVRRRLPNENLIYLGDTARVPYGTKSRATVERYAVEDAAFLVEKGVKLIVVACNTASAMSRERLRREFDTLFLTVLGPGARAAARVTRNGRVGVIATEATIESGAYAQGIQEASGARPVEVFSQACPLFVSLVEEGEVDSAITRLVATKYLAPLRAQQIDTLVLGCTHYPLLKPVLAEVMGEGVTLVDSAEAVAVEVETLLSEKGLLNPQTEAGRNEFYVTDAAQRFHRIAAGILGAPLAHLEAVEVWGHDRLPTNIPAS; encoded by the coding sequence ATGAACCCACTTCCCATTGGCATCTTCGATTCCGGCGTCGGCGGCTTGACCGTGTTGCAGGCCGTGCGGCGGCGCTTACCCAACGAAAACCTGATTTACCTGGGCGATACGGCGCGCGTGCCTTATGGGACGAAATCGCGCGCGACGGTCGAACGCTATGCCGTCGAGGACGCGGCGTTCCTGGTGGAAAAGGGTGTGAAGTTGATCGTGGTCGCTTGCAACACGGCTTCGGCGATGAGCCGCGAACGCTTGCGGCGCGAATTCGACACGCTGTTTTTGACAGTGCTGGGGCCGGGCGCGCGGGCGGCGGCGCGGGTGACGCGCAACGGGCGCGTGGGCGTGATCGCCACCGAAGCGACGATTGAAAGCGGCGCGTATGCGCAGGGCATCCAGGAAGCCAGCGGCGCGCGGCCCGTCGAAGTCTTTTCGCAAGCCTGTCCATTATTCGTTTCGTTGGTCGAAGAGGGCGAGGTGGATTCGGCAATCACGCGGCTGGTGGCCACAAAGTATCTCGCGCCCTTGCGCGCGCAGCAGATTGATACGCTTGTGTTAGGATGCACGCACTATCCGTTGTTAAAACCCGTGCTGGCCGAAGTGATGGGTGAAGGCGTGACCTTGGTGGATTCGGCGGAAGCTGTCGCGGTTGAAGTCGAGACTTTGTTAAGCGAAAAAGGCCTGCTCAATCCGCAAACGGAGGCGGGCCGCAACGAGTTTTATGTGACGGATGCGGCCCAGCGGTTTCACCGCATCGCGGCTGGAATTTTGGGCGCGCCGCTCGCCCATTTGGAAGCGGTGGAGGTTTGGGGACATGACCGATTACCAACAAACATTCCGGCGAGCTGA
- a CDS encoding SIS domain-containing protein: MKSSPLAAAPAIAPLATPENPYATAVSDFLDIAVAELAKLRQRLTPSYFQRVAALILGAEARGARLHITGIGKPEYVSGYIAALFSSTGTPTYFLHGTECVHGSAGQVVPGDVVLVISNSGETAEMKATVRALKANGARLIGVSGNPAAWLARQCEEFLFAGVEREGSPLNFEPRASVLAQIYVLAALSIELQARKNITREHYNAWHPGGVIGEALSD, translated from the coding sequence ATGAAGTCATCTCCGCTCGCCGCCGCCCCGGCCATCGCCCCGCTTGCTACGCCGGAAAATCCTTATGCAACCGCTGTAAGCGACTTTCTCGACATTGCCGTCGCCGAGTTGGCCAAACTACGGCAACGCCTGACCCCAAGCTATTTTCAGCGCGTCGCCGCCTTGATCCTCGGCGCCGAAGCACGTGGCGCACGGTTACACATCACCGGCATCGGCAAGCCCGAATATGTCTCGGGCTATATCGCGGCCCTGTTTTCCAGCACCGGCACGCCGACCTATTTTTTGCATGGCACCGAATGTGTGCACGGCAGCGCGGGACAGGTCGTGCCGGGCGATGTGGTGTTGGTCATCTCAAACAGCGGCGAGACCGCCGAGATGAAAGCCACCGTGCGGGCGCTGAAAGCCAATGGCGCGCGATTGATCGGCGTGTCGGGCAACCCGGCTGCGTGGCTGGCCCGCCAGTGCGAAGAGTTTTTATTTGCCGGCGTCGAGCGCGAAGGCAGCCCGCTCAATTTCGAGCCGCGGGCCAGCGTGCTGGCGCAAATTTATGTTTTGGCCGCACTCAGCATCGAATTGCAGGCCCGCAAAAACATCACGCGTGAACATTACAACGCCTGGCATCCGGGCGGGGTGATCGGCGAGGCGCTGAGCGACTGA
- a CDS encoding protein kinase yields the protein MIGETISHYHILERLGTGGMGDVYKAEDTRLNRYVAIKMLKTFLLGTDEQSETARLRFLREAQAASAINHPNIATIYEIDEVEHAGARYSFIAMEYVPGQTLKALRGQLELNEWLDVFIQIADGLAEAHERGIVHRDLKPSNILLTENNRAKVLDFGVAKFNPLAQGDASEDPTASLYHTSLLKTQPGTVLGTFAYMSPEQALGEEVDRRSDIFSLGIVYYELLAGVLPFTGSSALAVVDAILHASPAPLSTFNSDVSPALEDVIHRMIAKDRALRYQSLREVTFDLDSLKHGVTAVLGAETYRSAPVPLPGEDSYATYIGGNLLDSAALKARSGKSIAVLRFNNITGSPEDEWIGVGIAETVTADMKNIEGVAVIGRELIYEVLRRWNADKQPDFDEKFATRVGREVGARWIIGGGYQRFGEMLRITARFVEVETGELIKTVKIDGRLHEIFELQDKIVYELSRDLDLSLRIGERAGIEARETDVLEAYEAYIRARALAYSGAPEAIETAIELTHKAIELDPHYAQAYAGLAYVLTIKGQYLGQLDLIEQAIEYAQKAIELRPNLAESYSAIGFAFIALDRIADAIGALKRALAFAPNDSFVRASLGRAYFIGKGWFREAAAEYERALQDSSENSWVVPSLAHVYTYLGEYARAEELSRQAVEAQESYQYNHEGVQIIGAYARLGFTYYLQGRYDEALAEYQRELAFLEHTNHALKERTQIEVQQKLAAVYVRLGELTKAREAFESMLTAFQARLQQGLDDPFTRYYIACGCAMLGETELALEHLQKAIEGRRTFNTARARIEADFESLRAEPRFQALLQPTTS from the coding sequence ATGATTGGCGAAACGATTTCCCACTACCACATCCTCGAAAGACTAGGCACCGGCGGCATGGGCGATGTTTATAAAGCCGAAGACACACGGCTGAACCGCTACGTCGCAATAAAGATGCTGAAAACGTTCTTGCTGGGGACGGATGAACAGTCCGAAACGGCGCGCTTGCGCTTTCTGCGCGAGGCCCAGGCGGCCAGCGCTATCAATCATCCCAACATCGCCACGATTTACGAGATTGACGAAGTCGAGCACGCGGGCGCGCGTTACAGCTTCATTGCGATGGAGTATGTGCCGGGCCAGACGCTCAAAGCGCTGCGCGGCCAATTGGAACTCAATGAATGGCTAGATGTCTTCATTCAAATCGCCGATGGCCTGGCCGAAGCGCACGAGCGCGGCATCGTTCACCGTGACCTCAAACCGTCAAATATTCTGCTGACCGAAAACAATCGTGCCAAGGTGCTCGATTTCGGCGTCGCCAAATTCAACCCGCTGGCGCAGGGCGATGCCAGTGAAGATCCGACGGCCAGCCTTTACCACACCAGTTTGCTCAAAACACAGCCCGGCACGGTGCTGGGGACGTTTGCTTACATGTCGCCGGAACAGGCGTTGGGCGAAGAGGTAGATCGGCGCAGCGATATTTTCAGCCTGGGCATTGTCTATTATGAATTGCTGGCCGGGGTGCTGCCGTTCACGGGTAGTTCGGCGCTGGCGGTGGTGGATGCGATTTTGCACGCTTCGCCCGCGCCGCTCAGCACGTTCAATAGCGACGTTTCGCCCGCCCTCGAAGACGTCATTCACCGCATGATCGCCAAAGACCGCGCCTTGCGTTATCAAAGCTTGCGCGAAGTCACCTTTGATCTGGATAGCCTGAAACATGGGGTTACCGCCGTGCTCGGGGCCGAAACCTATCGCAGCGCGCCGGTGCCGCTGCCGGGCGAAGACAGCTATGCCACGTATATCGGAGGTAATCTACTGGATTCGGCGGCGCTCAAGGCGCGGTCGGGGAAGAGCATCGCTGTGTTGCGTTTCAACAACATCACCGGCAGCCCGGAGGATGAATGGATTGGCGTCGGTATTGCCGAAACCGTCACGGCGGACATGAAAAATATCGAAGGTGTGGCGGTGATCGGGCGCGAATTAATTTACGAAGTTTTGCGCCGCTGGAATGCCGACAAGCAGCCCGACTTTGACGAGAAGTTCGCCACGCGCGTCGGGCGCGAAGTCGGCGCGCGCTGGATCATCGGCGGCGGCTATCAACGCTTCGGCGAGATGTTGCGCATCACGGCGCGCTTTGTCGAAGTCGAGACCGGCGAACTCATCAAAACCGTCAAGATTGACGGGCGCTTGCACGAAATCTTCGAATTGCAGGACAAGATCGTTTATGAGCTTTCACGCGATTTGGATTTGAGCCTGCGCATTGGCGAACGGGCGGGCATCGAGGCGCGCGAAACGGATGTGCTCGAAGCCTATGAAGCCTATATCCGCGCCCGCGCGCTGGCGTATTCCGGCGCGCCCGAAGCCATCGAAACCGCAATTGAGTTGACGCACAAGGCGATTGAACTTGATCCGCATTATGCCCAGGCTTACGCCGGGTTGGCGTATGTCCTGACCATCAAGGGCCAGTATTTGGGGCAACTGGATTTGATCGAACAGGCAATTGAGTATGCGCAAAAGGCCATCGAGTTGCGCCCAAACCTGGCGGAAAGTTACAGCGCCATCGGCTTTGCCTTCATCGCTCTGGATCGTATCGCCGATGCGATTGGCGCGTTGAAACGCGCACTGGCCTTTGCACCCAATGATAGTTTTGTGCGCGCTTCGCTGGGGCGTGCCTACTTCATCGGCAAAGGCTGGTTCCGCGAAGCCGCCGCCGAATATGAGCGCGCACTGCAAGACTCGTCTGAAAATTCCTGGGTCGTGCCGTCGCTGGCACACGTTTACACTTATCTGGGCGAATACGCGCGCGCCGAGGAACTGAGCCGCCAAGCCGTCGAAGCGCAGGAAAGTTATCAATACAATCACGAAGGCGTCCAAATCATCGGCGCCTACGCGCGGCTGGGGTTTACGTATTATTTGCAAGGCCGCTATGACGAAGCCCTGGCCGAATACCAACGCGAACTGGCCTTTTTGGAACACACGAATCACGCCTTGAAAGAGCGCACGCAAATCGAAGTGCAGCAGAAATTGGCGGCGGTGTATGTGCGGCTGGGCGAGTTGACGAAAGCGCGTGAAGCTTTTGAGAGCATGCTCACGGCTTTTCAGGCACGCTTGCAGCAAGGCTTGGATGATCCGTTCACGCGCTATTACATCGCCTGCGGCTGCGCCATGCTCGGCGAAACGGAACTGGCGTTGGAGCATCTGCAAAAGGCCATCGAAGGCCGCCGCACCTTCAACACAGCGCGGGCGCGCATCGAAGCGGATTTTGAAAGCCTGCGCGCAGAGCCGCGTTTTCAGGCGCTGTTACAGCCCACGACAAGCTGA
- the rph gene encoding ribonuclease PH gives MTDYQQTFRRADGRAPLDLRTVRATTNFTKWAEGSVLIEMGQTRVVCTASVEDRVPPFLKGKGVGWVTGEYAMLPRATETRVQRENRNGPSGRTHEIQRLIGRSLRSVVDMAALGERSVTIDCDVLQADGGTRTASITGGFIALAIALNRAMESAKILRPPLRDYIAAISVGVIGERVLLDLDYSEDSKAEVDMNVVCTGDGRFVEVQGTAETEPYDRARLDEMLDAAEDGIAQLIDIQKQVLAKALGTETFRALLPPDQRGKINWKEKAQ, from the coding sequence ATGACCGATTACCAACAAACATTCCGGCGAGCTGATGGACGCGCGCCGCTGGATTTGCGCACGGTACGCGCGACGACGAATTTCACCAAATGGGCCGAAGGCTCGGTTTTAATCGAAATGGGCCAGACGCGCGTTGTTTGCACGGCTTCGGTGGAAGACCGTGTGCCGCCGTTTTTGAAAGGCAAGGGCGTCGGCTGGGTCACGGGCGAATACGCCATGCTGCCGCGCGCGACCGAAACGCGCGTGCAACGCGAAAACCGCAACGGCCCATCGGGGCGCACGCACGAGATTCAACGGCTGATCGGGCGCAGCCTGCGTTCGGTGGTGGACATGGCGGCGCTGGGCGAACGTTCGGTGACGATTGATTGCGACGTGTTGCAGGCCGATGGCGGGACGCGCACGGCTTCGATCACGGGCGGCTTCATCGCGCTGGCCATCGCGCTCAACCGGGCGATGGAGAGTGCCAAAATCTTGCGGCCCCCGCTGCGTGATTACATCGCAGCGATCAGCGTGGGCGTGATCGGCGAGCGCGTGCTGCTCGATCTGGATTACAGCGAAGATTCCAAGGCGGAAGTGGACATGAACGTCGTCTGCACCGGCGATGGCCGCTTCGTCGAGGTGCAAGGCACAGCGGAAACCGAACCCTATGACCGCGCCCGGCTGGATGAGATGCTGGACGCTGCCGAAGACGGCATCGCGCAATTAATAGACATTCAAAAACAGGTTTTAGCGAAAGCTTTGGGCACGGAAACGTTCAGAGCTTTGTTGCCTCCAGATCAGCGAGGCAAGATCAACTGGAAGGAGAAGGCACAATAA
- a CDS encoding trypsin-like peptidase domain-containing protein, with the protein MNTYHVSAKQLVLLALATAVFAASAVLFYDRTENWLLQRGANAEKNAAAGTDAQQQLAGLTDPSVASDEKNNQEVYRAMSPSVVNITSTTIVQDFFYAYPQQGSGSGSILDKEGHILTNYHVVQEAQKIDVSLPNGKSYKARVQGFDPDKDLAVLKIEAPAAELAPIPLGTSKELFVGQKVLAIGNPFGLDRTLTTGIVSGLSRPIRSEMTNRLIEGVIQTDAAINPGNSGGPLLDSHGRQIGINTMIYSPSGGSVGIGFAVPIEAAKKIIPDILAYGRVRKPKFGIAAYPVSGRLAEALELPVQEGLLVMQVEPGSSAARAGIQGGSERAQLGRQIILIGGDVITGIDGQPIKNSDDLDRAIGDKNLGDVVKVELWRSGRKQQLSVTLAEAPSAARRGL; encoded by the coding sequence ATGAATACCTATCACGTTAGTGCCAAACAATTGGTCTTGCTCGCGCTGGCCACGGCGGTCTTTGCCGCTAGCGCCGTACTCTTTTATGACCGCACCGAAAACTGGTTGCTCCAGCGTGGCGCGAATGCCGAGAAAAACGCTGCCGCCGGGACGGATGCCCAACAACAGTTGGCCGGGCTGACCGATCCCAGCGTGGCGAGCGATGAGAAAAACAATCAGGAAGTTTACCGCGCGATGAGTCCCAGCGTGGTCAACATCACTTCGACCACCATCGTGCAGGATTTCTTTTACGCCTATCCGCAACAAGGTTCCGGCTCCGGCTCGATTCTCGATAAAGAAGGCCACATCCTGACCAATTATCACGTTGTCCAGGAAGCCCAAAAGATTGACGTTTCACTGCCCAATGGCAAAAGTTACAAGGCGCGCGTGCAGGGCTTCGACCCAGACAAGGATTTGGCCGTGCTCAAGATTGAAGCGCCTGCCGCCGAATTGGCGCCGATTCCGCTGGGCACCTCCAAAGAATTATTTGTCGGTCAAAAGGTGCTTGCCATCGGCAACCCCTTTGGCCTGGATCGCACGCTGACGACTGGCATCGTGTCGGGATTGTCGCGCCCGATTCGTTCGGAGATGACCAATCGCCTGATCGAAGGCGTTATTCAAACCGACGCCGCGATCAATCCCGGCAATTCAGGCGGGCCGCTGCTTGATTCACACGGACGGCAGATCGGCATCAACACGATGATTTACAGCCCGTCGGGTGGCTCGGTCGGCATTGGCTTTGCCGTCCCGATTGAAGCGGCCAAAAAGATCATTCCGGATATTCTGGCCTATGGCCGCGTGCGCAAACCCAAGTTTGGCATCGCCGCTTACCCTGTCAGCGGGCGTTTGGCAGAAGCGTTGGAATTGCCCGTGCAAGAAGGGTTGCTGGTGATGCAGGTCGAACCGGGCAGTTCGGCGGCCCGCGCCGGCATTCAAGGCGGGTCAGAGCGCGCGCAACTCGGACGTCAGATCATCTTGATTGGCGGCGATGTGATCACCGGCATTGATGGGCAACCGATCAAAAACTCCGATGACCTGGATCGTGCCATCGGCGACAAGAACCTGGGCGACGTTGTCAAAGTCGAGCTTTGGCGCAGCGGGCGCAAGCAACAACTCAGCGTTACGTTGGCTGAGGCGCCCAGCGCGGCGCGGCGCGGGCTGTAA
- the aroF gene encoding 3-deoxy-7-phosphoheptulonate synthase, which produces MLIVMTPDATGTDIQRVVTTIESFGLKAHPMPGANRTAIGITGNTGAIATDPFAELPGVAECVRVTKPYKLVGRDLKHNKSVFKVGTAEIGGLEPAMIAGVCAVESREQTMLTAEAVAAAGCQWFRGGAFKPRTSPYAFQGLAEEGLKILAEVRDRFGLRIVTEAVDEPSLDLVERYADVIQIGTRNAQNFQLLKRAGQARKPVLLKRGMSSTLEEFLLGAEYIMSEGNYEVILCERGVRTFANHVRFTPDLSIIPAVQAISHLPIIYDPSHSTGNRAMVAPLSRAGIAVGADGLLIDIHPYPERALCDGPQALLFDMFRELVEEVRAIAAIIRPHREALAVGSIQGA; this is translated from the coding sequence ATGCTCATCGTTATGACTCCCGACGCGACTGGAACTGACATTCAGCGCGTCGTCACCACCATCGAATCCTTCGGTCTGAAAGCGCATCCTATGCCGGGCGCCAATCGCACAGCCATCGGCATCACGGGCAATACAGGGGCGATTGCGACCGATCCCTTTGCCGAATTGCCCGGCGTGGCCGAATGTGTGCGCGTGACCAAGCCCTACAAACTGGTCGGACGCGATCTCAAGCACAACAAGTCGGTTTTCAAAGTTGGCACGGCGGAAATCGGTGGCCTCGAACCCGCCATGATTGCGGGCGTTTGCGCCGTTGAATCGCGCGAACAGACGATGCTCACCGCCGAAGCCGTTGCCGCTGCCGGTTGCCAGTGGTTTCGTGGCGGCGCGTTCAAACCGCGCACCTCGCCTTATGCTTTCCAAGGCTTGGCCGAAGAGGGCCTAAAGATTCTCGCCGAAGTGCGCGACCGGTTCGGTTTGCGCATCGTGACTGAGGCGGTGGACGAGCCTTCGCTGGATTTGGTCGAACGTTATGCCGACGTAATCCAGATCGGCACGCGCAATGCCCAGAACTTCCAATTGCTCAAACGCGCGGGCCAGGCGCGCAAACCTGTGCTGCTCAAACGCGGCATGTCTTCGACGCTCGAAGAGTTTTTGCTGGGTGCGGAATACATCATGTCCGAGGGCAATTACGAAGTGATCCTGTGCGAACGAGGCGTGCGCACCTTTGCCAATCACGTGCGCTTCACGCCTGACCTTTCGATCATTCCGGCGGTGCAGGCCATTTCGCATTTGCCGATTATTTACGACCCCAGCCACTCGACCGGCAACCGCGCCATGGTTGCGCCGCTCTCACGCGCGGGCATCGCGGTGGGGGCCGATGGGTTGTTGATTGATATTCACCCGTACCCTGAACGCGCGCTGTGCGACGGCCCGCAGGCGTTGCTCTTCGATATGTTCCGCGAATTGGTGGAAGAGGTGCGGGCGATTGCCGCGATCATTAGGCCACATCGCGAGGCGCTGGCCGTAGGATCAATACAGGGAGCGTGA